The proteins below come from a single bacterium genomic window:
- the pip gene encoding prolyl aminopeptidase, which yields MDRSECIGMNPDTERHLFPPIEPYATGRLPLDGLHEMYWEENGNPNGLPIVFIHGGPGGGAEPKHRRFFDPNAWRIVVYDQRGAGRSTPLAEIKDNTTQHLVGDLERLREARRIERWAVFGGSWGSTLALAYAEAHPERCTGLIVRGIFLGERPEIEWFMTGMRLFSPGPWREFADASGSGPRDAAGLLQRYQALLNDPNPDVHLRAARVWSHYEARCTTLLPDPVAEAESEVDAKALPVSRIENHYFVHDCFLEPEQLFRGVGRIRSIPGAIVQGRYDLDCPPYTAARLHDAWPEAEYIPLPDAGHAAFEPSIARELVAATERLKRRLRR from the coding sequence GTGGACCGGAGCGAATGCATCGGTATGAACCCCGACACCGAGCGCCATCTGTTCCCGCCGATCGAGCCGTACGCTACCGGGCGACTCCCTCTCGACGGCCTGCATGAGATGTATTGGGAGGAAAATGGCAATCCAAACGGCCTGCCCATCGTCTTCATCCACGGCGGCCCGGGCGGAGGCGCCGAGCCCAAGCACCGGCGATTTTTTGATCCGAACGCCTGGCGCATCGTGGTCTACGATCAGCGCGGCGCCGGCCGGTCGACGCCGCTGGCCGAGATCAAGGACAACACCACGCAACACCTCGTCGGTGACCTGGAGCGGCTGCGCGAGGCCCGTCGGATTGAACGGTGGGCCGTGTTCGGTGGCTCGTGGGGCTCGACGTTGGCACTCGCCTACGCTGAGGCGCATCCCGAGCGTTGCACCGGGCTCATCGTCCGCGGCATCTTCCTCGGCGAACGGCCGGAGATCGAGTGGTTCATGACGGGAATGCGGCTCTTCTCACCCGGGCCGTGGAGGGAGTTTGCGGACGCCTCAGGATCAGGGCCGCGCGACGCCGCGGGGCTGCTCCAACGTTATCAAGCCTTGCTGAACGATCCGAACCCCGATGTTCACCTGCGCGCCGCGCGCGTGTGGTCCCACTACGAAGCGCGCTGCACCACCCTGCTGCCCGACCCGGTCGCGGAAGCGGAGTCTGAGGTCGATGCGAAAGCGCTGCCGGTCTCGCGCATCGAGAATCACTACTTCGTCCACGACTGCTTCCTCGAACCGGAACAGCTCTTTCGGGGTGTCGGCCGCATCCGGTCGATTCCCGGCGCGATCGTGCAGGGCCGGTACGACCTCGACTGCCCGCCTTACACCGCCGCGCGGCTCCACGACGCGTGGCCCGAAGCCGAGTACATCCCGCTTCCGGACGCCGGCCATGCCGCGTTCGAACCTTCGATCGCGCGGGAGTTGGTGGCGGCAACCGAGCGCCTGAAGCGGCGGTTGCGACGGTAG